AGATGTGGGGCCCGTACTTGTGCACGAGCACCCCGTCATCGTTGTAGTGGTCGTAGGCGTTGCCGCCGATGTGCGGCCGCTTCTCGACGATGAGGACCTTCTTGCCATGGACGCTGGCGAGCCGCTCGGCCATCACGCTGCCCGCGAAACCCGCTCCCACGATCATGTAATCGAACATGTTGTCTTCTCCTGTCGGGCGCGGGTCCGCGCCGGGTTCTCGAATCAGAGGGTGGCCGAGTCCTCGCTGGCCGTGACGGGGAGGACCGTGCCGGGCTCGTCCTCCCGCCGCATCGCGGCGGAATCGAGCAGGGCCTTCATGCGGGCCCAGGTGGTGTCCCAGGACATGGTCGCCAGGTGCGCGTCCACCCGGGGCAGCCACGTGGTGCGGTCCTCGGTCATGGCCGCCTCGCAGGCGCGCACGAAGTCCTCCGGCGTGTCCGCGATGCGCACCAGGCCCTGCTCGCCGTAGGGGCGCACCACATCCCGGATGGAGGTGGACACCACGGGCTTGCCGGCCGCGAGGTACTCGGGCGTCTTGGTGGGGGAGATGAAGCGCGTGGACTCGTTGCGCGCGAACGGCAGCATCGCCACGTCCCAGCCGGACAGGTACGCCGGCAGCTCCGTGTAGAGCTTGCCTCCCAGGAAGTGGAGGTTGGGCCGCCGCGGCAGGGTCGCCGGGTCGATCTTCACCACCGGGCCGATGATGATGAGCTGCCAGTCCGGGCGCGCGCTGGCCACCGCCTCCAGCAACCCGAGGTCCATCCGCTCGTCCACCACGCCGAAGAAGCCGAGCCGCGGGTGGGGGATGAAGCCCTGGTCCGCGGGCTCCTGCAGCTGGCGGCGCGCGGTGGCGAAGTGCGCCACGTCCACGCTGCTGGGGAAGGCGTGCACGCTGTGGTGCCGGTCCCGCTTGGCCTCGTAGAGGCTCTGGCCGCCGGTGAAGACCACGTGGGCGCGCTCGAGCAGCTCGGCCTCGCGGTGCAGCAGCGCGGGAGGCGCGCCCCGGAAGGCGGACAGCTCATCCATGCAGTCGTAGGCCACGGCCGACGGCTCCAGGTGGCGCGTGAAGGGCAGCGCCATCGGCGTGTAGTACCAGCTCACGT
The sequence above is drawn from the Archangium gephyra genome and encodes:
- a CDS encoding glycosyltransferase family 1 protein codes for the protein MTSQSGNTVMEASHLPDLVCLSHLRWNFVFQRPQHLLSRFARERRVFFFEEPIYDRKQPRLHVTRSPEGVWVAVPHLPEGLDEQQTIALQRALLDELLVRHDVRRYVSWYYTPMALPFTRHLEPSAVAYDCMDELSAFRGAPPALLHREAELLERAHVVFTGGQSLYEAKRDRHHSVHAFPSSVDVAHFATARRQLQEPADQGFIPHPRLGFFGVVDERMDLGLLEAVASARPDWQLIIIGPVVKIDPATLPRRPNLHFLGGKLYTELPAYLSGWDVAMLPFARNESTRFISPTKTPEYLAAGKPVVSTSIRDVVRPYGEQGLVRIADTPEDFVRACEAAMTEDRTTWLPRVDAHLATMSWDTTWARMKALLDSAAMRREDEPGTVLPVTASEDSATL